One Mycolicibacterium crocinum DNA window includes the following coding sequences:
- a CDS encoding glycoside hydrolase family 16 protein, protein MGRESYSPAIYAGWTGGAVAALGIGAALLSGAGAAAADAASGSGSGSSPSAHSAPRNSAGPSASGHSARPAKPAATTTSGTRSAATPTVRAAALTSSTQESASPASVTTLTKAAAPVKSPLPNPMAMVTAAVNAFFKQVQTSFTAAARTAAPSTGTAAPRTGPATWGTPTRTTYFTDPSVLSGWSVYTGTYPEGTRTPTALSFANGVMTITGDAQGNDEGIAWMPGQKYGGWEVRLRVPAGAANYDPVLLLWPDAENWPKGGEVDFMEMWDDPTRQTVHSVLHYGQTNKMVMASVAMDATQWHTYAVKWTSTQITTYVDGVPLFTSTNKSQFPPGAMHLCIQLDTMGPDIAAGATMEVAWAKQYSLAAVT, encoded by the coding sequence ATGGGGCGAGAGTCTTATTCGCCGGCGATCTATGCGGGATGGACCGGCGGTGCGGTAGCCGCGCTCGGAATCGGTGCGGCACTGCTGTCCGGCGCCGGCGCCGCCGCGGCGGACGCCGCGTCGGGATCCGGTTCGGGGTCGTCACCGTCCGCGCACTCGGCACCGCGCAATTCGGCGGGCCCGAGCGCGAGCGGTCACTCGGCCCGGCCGGCCAAGCCCGCCGCGACCACCACTTCGGGCACGCGATCAGCCGCCACGCCGACTGTTCGCGCCGCCGCGCTGACCAGTTCGACGCAGGAGAGCGCCTCGCCGGCCAGTGTCACCACCCTGACCAAGGCCGCCGCGCCGGTGAAGTCGCCGCTGCCCAACCCGATGGCCATGGTGACCGCTGCGGTCAACGCATTCTTCAAGCAAGTCCAGACCTCATTCACCGCGGCGGCCAGGACCGCGGCCCCGTCGACCGGGACTGCGGCGCCGCGCACCGGTCCGGCAACGTGGGGGACACCGACGCGCACGACCTACTTCACCGATCCCTCGGTGCTGTCCGGGTGGTCGGTCTACACCGGCACCTACCCGGAAGGCACCCGCACCCCGACCGCTCTGTCGTTCGCCAACGGCGTCATGACGATCACGGGGGACGCGCAGGGCAACGACGAGGGCATCGCATGGATGCCGGGCCAGAAGTACGGCGGCTGGGAGGTGCGTCTGCGTGTTCCGGCAGGTGCGGCCAACTATGACCCGGTCTTGCTGCTGTGGCCGGACGCCGAAAACTGGCCCAAGGGCGGTGAAGTCGACTTCATGGAGATGTGGGACGACCCGACGCGCCAGACGGTGCACTCGGTCCTGCACTATGGCCAGACCAACAAGATGGTCATGGCCAGCGTGGCGATGGACGCCACGCAGTGGCACACCTACGCGGTGAAGTGGACGTCCACGCAGATCACCACCTATGTCGACGGGGTGCCGCTGTTCACCTCGACCAACAAGTCGCAATTCCCGCCAGGCGCCATGCACCTGTGCATCCAGCTGGACACCATGGGGCCGGACATCGCCGCCGGCGCGACGATGGAAGTCGCCTGGGCCAAGCAGTATTCGCTGGCTGCGGTCACCTGA
- a CDS encoding family 16 glycosylhydrolase: MRGPVSGLPCSGWVAGALMAVGVGASITVGCGIAAADGGSSASSQSSAAHSNPSSRTTAATRGPQKKAVVARRTAAPAAGVGSTGRRVKVVAAPQITASATAAAQSSESAKATKSAAAAANPLSIFSAFARQIQVTFFNRTPTIYYDASKNVINGDGTITGQVIGSDADGDTLKYTVSTAADGTVEVDSSGKFTYTPGSGFNPTTGDIFTASVSDAMAGRYHGLMGLLVPGWGSKASLTAKVTGAIPPPGDPGTGTWGTPTRSAFFTHWSVLSDWWVYNGATQHGNRTPNQISFADGVMTLSGDAAGNDAGIAWGPGQKYGAWEVRVKIPAGAPNYDPVLLLWPDAENWPTGGEIDFMEIWGDGSRQAVNSVLHYSSTNQQAGATMKVDATQWHTYAVKWTPTEITTYVDGTPIFTTNDTSMFPPGPMHLAIQLDMLGPDISAEAQMQVAWVKEYSLASIA; the protein is encoded by the coding sequence ATGCGGGGTCCTGTTTCTGGTTTGCCGTGCTCGGGTTGGGTGGCCGGGGCGCTGATGGCGGTAGGAGTCGGCGCGTCGATCACCGTGGGATGTGGGATCGCGGCAGCTGACGGTGGGTCGTCCGCTTCGTCGCAGTCCAGTGCGGCCCATTCGAATCCGTCGTCGCGCACCACTGCTGCCACGCGAGGCCCGCAGAAGAAAGCGGTGGTCGCGCGGCGCACCGCGGCGCCGGCGGCGGGAGTCGGGTCCACCGGGCGGCGGGTCAAGGTGGTGGCAGCGCCGCAAATAACCGCCTCGGCAACGGCGGCGGCTCAATCGTCGGAGTCGGCTAAGGCCACCAAAAGCGCTGCGGCAGCGGCTAATCCACTGAGCATCTTCAGCGCATTCGCCCGCCAAATCCAGGTCACATTCTTCAACCGCACGCCGACGATCTATTACGACGCGTCCAAGAACGTCATCAACGGCGACGGCACGATCACCGGACAGGTTATCGGCAGCGACGCCGACGGGGACACGCTGAAATACACGGTCAGCACCGCTGCCGACGGGACGGTGGAGGTCGACAGCTCCGGCAAGTTCACCTACACACCCGGATCGGGGTTCAACCCGACGACTGGTGACATCTTCACCGCGTCCGTCAGTGACGCGATGGCCGGTCGCTATCACGGTCTGATGGGCCTGCTCGTGCCCGGGTGGGGCTCGAAGGCGAGTCTCACCGCCAAGGTGACCGGAGCGATTCCGCCGCCCGGCGACCCGGGCACCGGAACATGGGGCACGCCAACGAGATCCGCGTTCTTCACCCACTGGTCGGTGCTGTCGGACTGGTGGGTCTACAACGGCGCGACGCAGCACGGGAATCGGACACCGAATCAGATCTCGTTCGCCGACGGCGTCATGACGCTCTCCGGCGACGCGGCAGGCAACGACGCCGGGATCGCCTGGGGGCCGGGTCAGAAGTACGGCGCGTGGGAGGTTCGGGTCAAGATCCCCGCCGGTGCACCCAACTATGATCCGGTGCTGCTGCTGTGGCCGGACGCCGAAAATTGGCCTACCGGTGGCGAAATCGACTTCATGGAGATCTGGGGCGACGGGTCCCGGCAAGCGGTGAACTCCGTTCTGCACTACTCGTCGACCAATCAGCAGGCGGGCGCGACCATGAAGGTGGACGCCACGCAGTGGCACACCTACGCGGTGAAGTGGACACCCACCGAGATCACCACCTATGTCGACGGCACGCCGATCTTCACCACCAATGACACCTCGATGTTCCCGCCCGGCCCGATGCACCTGGCTATCCAGCTGGACATGCTGGGCCCCGACATCTCCGCCGAAGCGCAGATGCAGGTGGCGTGGGTCAAAGAGTATTCGTTGGCGTCGATCGCCTGA